One Gammaproteobacteria bacterium DNA segment encodes these proteins:
- a CDS encoding DUF418 domain-containing protein yields MSTPSVTESSSALEPAPYLRIEQIDVLRGVAVLGIYLVNMFIFALPYSESSLPGILNDENTTNTLVRLFSEVYWEGAMRGLFSILFGASALIFLTEAKLAARGTDLVDRYYRRSMLLIVFGAIHAYLLLWPYDVLYAYGVLGLFLFPLRKLAARTLLIIGVIMLFIGDFNLSELSFLPSLESTLNAADVADQFSDHEPEAQTDNQPLPPGVGPKKPSLQTAESQTKADASNDEYQKQLILQQELDIYRSGYKTIFVYQREMVIVQQSTKMYRDFFYDIGGMMLIGMALFRLGVLSGAVSRRVYWWMLIVGGISGTIVRGAISLRDVASVQAWVEPVLDTGFGYNLARLLIVIAWVGLVGLICQGGWLRRLQTWVANVGRMALTGYISQTVISVILFYGIGFALFAKFERHELLWFCLAMWVAQISFSTVWLKYYRHGPLEWVWRSLIYGYWQDNRRRPAL; encoded by the coding sequence ATGAGCACACCATCCGTAACCGAATCATCGTCGGCATTGGAGCCGGCTCCCTACCTGCGTATCGAACAGATTGATGTGCTGCGTGGCGTCGCCGTGTTGGGCATCTACCTGGTAAACATGTTTATATTTGCCCTGCCATACTCCGAATCCTCGTTGCCGGGCATACTGAACGACGAAAATACGACCAATACGCTGGTGCGATTGTTTTCCGAGGTTTACTGGGAAGGCGCCATGCGTGGCTTGTTTTCCATCCTGTTTGGCGCCAGTGCACTGATTTTTCTCACCGAGGCGAAACTGGCGGCCAGGGGTACCGACCTGGTGGACCGGTACTACAGGCGGTCGATGCTGTTAATCGTGTTCGGTGCGATTCACGCCTACCTGCTGTTATGGCCATACGATGTCTTGTATGCCTACGGTGTGCTGGGCCTGTTCCTGTTTCCATTGCGCAAGCTCGCCGCCCGCACCTTGTTGATAATTGGCGTCATTATGCTGTTTATAGGTGACTTCAATCTCAGCGAGCTGTCATTTCTGCCGAGCCTTGAATCCACGTTGAACGCCGCTGACGTGGCCGACCAGTTCAGTGATCATGAACCCGAAGCGCAGACCGATAACCAGCCGCTGCCACCGGGCGTCGGCCCGAAAAAACCTTCCTTGCAGACTGCCGAGTCCCAAACCAAGGCTGACGCCAGCAATGATGAGTACCAGAAACAACTTATCCTGCAGCAGGAACTGGACATATACCGCTCCGGGTATAAAACGATTTTTGTCTACCAGCGTGAGATGGTAATCGTTCAGCAAAGCACAAAAATGTACCGGGACTTCTTTTATGATATTGGCGGCATGATGTTGATTGGTATGGCGCTGTTCCGGCTGGGCGTCCTGTCAGGCGCGGTCAGTCGACGGGTATATTGGTGGATGCTGATTGTGGGCGGTATTAGCGGAACCATCGTTCGTGGCGCCATCAGCCTGAGAGATGTTGCCAGCGTTCAGGCCTGGGTTGAGCCGGTCCTGGATACGGGGTTTGGTTATAACCTGGCGCGCTTGTTGATTGTCATCGCCTGGGTGGGACTGGTGGGATTGATATGCCAGGGCGGCTGGTTAAGACGATTGCAAACCTGGGTGGCCAATGTCGGGCGCATGGCATTGACCGGCTACATTTCGCAAACCGTGATTTCCGTGATCCTGTTCTACGGTATCGGTTTTGCGTTGTTTGCGAAATTCGAACGTCATGAATTGTTATGGTTTTGCCTGGCTATGTGGGTTGCGCAAATCAGCTTCAGTACCGTGTGGCTGAAATACTACCGGCACGGACCGCTGGAATGGGTCTGGCGTTCGCTGATCTACGGATACTGGCAGGACAACAGGCGTCGACCCGCTTTATAA
- a CDS encoding diguanylate cyclase: MTINRVKEFRVTDRNVELKIRDRLNFIQGVAEQLLSLSMHNRLDNILSGMSSEPDLDLVAIFDSENRVLASSRYVDKNRNIASLSGVLDLALVSKAKNNRYLVMKTDNDLGVMEGYASICAMTRDQIRQKQCGFAVYRIDLFHHYRDTENLLLNEVILFGGGTLVVITVILLLMYTMLSKPAVEIVETLHRFNEGDRTTRIPVSGYSDLRNISSSINSALEEIVRNEADLKNQKERFRAVFSTIVDAVITIDKNGIIDSVNPAVEKHLGYDPSELVGRNIKYIMHGETRENHDGYLANYLDTGKRKVIGFHREVEAVTKSGEKVPVELAVAEMRIDGEIYFTGVLRDISERVRLRDALQKMNQELFDSNRALKTRNELDALTGLYNRGYFDQIIQSEVRRADRQGQFLSLIMLDVDHFKKYNDHYGHPEGDKCLKALAACLAQCFKRDGDVSARYGGEEFVVILPGTKREVAEKLSEKLRRAVYECHIPHAESPTDSRVTVSIGVSTFDPETGHDLNELALVASADAALYRAKGSGRNTVFSVTYVNNPGVSRYG; encoded by the coding sequence TTGACGATCAACAGGGTTAAGGAATTCAGGGTCACCGACAGGAATGTGGAACTGAAAATCCGCGACAGGCTTAATTTCATTCAAGGCGTAGCCGAACAACTCCTGTCATTGTCCATGCACAATCGCCTGGACAACATCCTGTCCGGGATGTCCTCGGAACCCGATCTTGATCTCGTTGCCATTTTTGATTCAGAAAACCGTGTGCTGGCGTCATCGCGTTATGTCGACAAGAACAGGAATATCGCCAGCCTGTCCGGTGTGCTGGACCTGGCCTTGGTGTCGAAGGCCAAGAACAACAGATACCTGGTAATGAAAACCGATAATGATCTCGGTGTTATGGAGGGTTACGCCAGTATCTGTGCCATGACACGAGACCAGATCAGGCAAAAGCAATGTGGGTTCGCCGTCTACAGAATAGACCTGTTCCACCATTACCGGGATACAGAGAACCTGTTGTTGAATGAAGTCATATTGTTTGGTGGCGGAACGCTGGTCGTGATAACGGTTATCCTTTTGTTAATGTACACGATGCTGTCAAAACCTGCTGTTGAAATTGTGGAGACATTGCACAGGTTTAATGAGGGTGATCGTACGACGCGTATCCCTGTAAGCGGGTACAGTGATTTGCGTAATATCTCATCCTCTATAAACAGCGCACTGGAAGAAATTGTCAGAAATGAGGCCGATTTGAAGAACCAGAAGGAGCGGTTCAGGGCGGTATTTTCCACTATTGTGGATGCGGTTATAACCATTGACAAAAACGGAATTATCGACAGTGTTAATCCGGCAGTTGAAAAACACCTTGGTTACGATCCGTCAGAGCTGGTTGGCCGAAACATTAAATACATCATGCACGGTGAAACCCGGGAAAATCATGATGGCTATCTCGCCAACTACCTTGATACTGGCAAGCGCAAGGTTATCGGATTTCACAGGGAGGTCGAGGCCGTCACCAAAAGTGGCGAGAAAGTACCCGTCGAGCTCGCCGTTGCCGAAATGCGAATAGACGGAGAAATCTATTTCACAGGTGTGTTGCGAGACATAAGCGAACGCGTGCGTTTGCGCGATGCCTTGCAAAAAATGAACCAGGAATTGTTTGATTCCAACCGGGCCTTGAAAACCCGGAATGAACTGGACGCCCTGACCGGGCTGTATAATCGGGGCTATTTTGACCAAATTATCCAGTCGGAAGTACGCCGGGCTGACCGGCAAGGTCAATTTCTCTCGTTGATCATGCTGGACGTGGATCATTTCAAGAAGTACAACGACCACTATGGCCATCCCGAGGGTGACAAATGTCTCAAGGCGTTAGCCGCGTGCCTGGCGCAGTGTTTCAAACGCGATGGCGATGTGTCAGCGCGCTATGGCGGCGAAGAGTTTGTAGTCATCCTGCCCGGAACCAAAAGGGAAGTCGCTGAAAAACTGTCAGAAAAGCTTCGCCGGGCGGTTTATGAATGCCATATTCCCCACGCAGAATCACCCACGGATTCACGAGTTACCGTCAGTATTGGCGTGTCGACGTTTGACCCGGAAACCGGTCACGATTTGAATGAACTGGCGCTGGTTGCCAGTGCCGATGCCGCACTCTACCGGGCCAAGGGTTCAGGTCGAAATACGGTCTTTTCGGTCACGTATGTCAACAATCCCGGTGTCAGTCGCTACGGCTGA
- a CDS encoding ABC transporter substrate-binding protein → MSTSPKNLFILLIGLMVLGCTNPAEPPLRLGTNVWPGYEPLYLAREIGALANNRVKLIEYPSATEVIRAFRNGSLELASLTLDEVLLLLQDGIPVKVILVHDISNGADVILARQGINSMKQIRGKRVAVESGALGAYILARALELNHMSFGDVQIRHLDVNMHEAAFDRSEVDVVVNFEPVRTRLIKTGAREVFSSREIYGEVVDVLVVHDNVMARRGQDLEYLVKGWFTALNYFSRNPRDAAAVMSKRLGIGVEEIIGSYHGLTLPSTEENKSMLGGDKPALAATIKHLERILRTNRLLHAGIDTQDLFSGALLPDPVK, encoded by the coding sequence ATGAGCACTTCCCCTAAAAATTTATTCATATTACTGATCGGGTTAATGGTGCTGGGTTGTACGAACCCTGCAGAGCCACCGCTGAGGCTGGGAACCAATGTCTGGCCCGGCTATGAGCCGCTATACCTGGCAAGGGAAATCGGCGCATTGGCGAATAACCGCGTGAAACTTATCGAGTATCCATCGGCAACTGAAGTGATCCGTGCATTTCGAAATGGTTCGCTGGAGCTGGCGTCACTGACGCTCGATGAAGTCTTGCTTTTGCTTCAGGACGGAATCCCGGTCAAGGTGATCCTGGTTCATGATATATCAAATGGTGCAGACGTCATCCTGGCTCGGCAAGGCATCAACTCGATGAAACAGATACGGGGAAAGCGCGTTGCCGTCGAAAGTGGCGCGCTGGGCGCCTATATCCTGGCCAGGGCGCTGGAGCTCAATCATATGAGTTTTGGTGATGTGCAGATCAGGCACCTCGATGTGAATATGCACGAAGCAGCCTTTGACCGAAGCGAGGTGGACGTGGTGGTCAACTTTGAACCGGTGCGAACCCGATTGATTAAAACAGGGGCCAGGGAAGTTTTCAGCAGCCGCGAGATTTACGGAGAAGTCGTAGATGTCCTGGTTGTACACGACAATGTCATGGCACGGCGCGGGCAGGACCTGGAGTATTTGGTGAAAGGCTGGTTTACGGCGCTGAATTATTTCTCCCGGAATCCCAGGGATGCCGCGGCAGTGATGTCGAAAAGGCTCGGTATTGGCGTGGAGGAGATTATCGGCAGTTACCACGGGCTGACTTTGCCATCCACGGAAGAGAACAAGAGCATGCTGGGCGGCGACAAACCGGCATTGGCTGCAACCATAAAACACCTGGAGCGTATATTGCGAACCAACAGGCTTTTACACGCCGGTATCGATACGCAAGATCTGTTTTCAGGTGCATTGTTGCCAGACCCGGTTAAATGA
- a CDS encoding alpha-E domain-containing protein: MLSRVAENLYWMARYKERAENTARLINVNTNLVLDLPGNAHLGWKPIIDILGAAEQYYSDHDDAEERKVLRYLISDQHNSFSIIHSLSLARENCRTIRDIVPREVWESINDAYMYARQDAQRGVTRRGRHEFMQAIIARVQTITGMMAGTMLHDDGYQFLKMGRNLERADMTTRIIDVRSANLLDYSHEELTPFENIQWMSVLKSLTAYQMYRRTVQVRVSRREVLRFLLLEQRFPRSFYHTVSEVEGCLQQLPRNDMPLMQLAKVRKKVLSVRASRLKQEKLHQFIDQLQMGLARVHGAIDKSYFLHT; encoded by the coding sequence ATGTTATCGAGAGTGGCGGAAAATCTGTACTGGATGGCGCGCTACAAGGAGCGCGCTGAAAATACTGCACGGCTTATCAACGTAAATACAAACCTTGTGCTGGATCTTCCCGGAAACGCCCACCTCGGCTGGAAGCCGATAATCGATATTCTTGGTGCGGCAGAACAATATTACAGTGACCATGATGATGCGGAAGAACGCAAGGTGTTGCGATACCTGATATCCGATCAGCATAACAGTTTTTCGATTATTCATTCGCTGTCCCTGGCGCGGGAAAACTGTCGCACTATCAGGGATATTGTTCCGAGGGAAGTTTGGGAGTCCATAAATGATGCATACATGTATGCGCGCCAGGATGCACAAAGAGGCGTGACGCGTCGCGGGCGCCATGAGTTCATGCAGGCAATTATCGCGCGGGTTCAGACCATCACCGGCATGATGGCCGGCACCATGCTGCATGATGATGGCTACCAGTTCCTGAAGATGGGTCGAAATCTTGAGCGTGCCGATATGACTACCCGGATAATTGATGTGCGATCGGCCAACCTGCTTGACTACAGTCACGAGGAGTTGACGCCGTTTGAAAATATCCAGTGGATGAGTGTTCTGAAATCATTGACCGCTTACCAGATGTACCGGCGCACCGTCCAGGTTCGGGTCAGTCGTCGCGAAGTGCTCAGGTTCCTGCTGCTTGAGCAACGCTTTCCACGCTCTTTTTACCACACGGTGTCCGAGGTGGAGGGCTGCTTGCAGCAGTTGCCGCGAAATGACATGCCACTGATGCAGTTGGCCAAGGTCAGGAAAAAAGTGCTGAGTGTCAGGGCGAGCAGGTTAAAGCAGGAAAAGCTGCATCAATTTATTGATCAGCTGCAAATGGGCCTGGCCAGGGTGCATGGCGCCATAGATAAATCCTATTTTCTTCACACATAA
- a CDS encoding circularly permuted type 2 ATP-grasp protein: MAIRWGKYTTKEIHDELIRVAGKPRPVAADLCRYLSQLSDKEILEYKEAAALAIQVMGVSFTVYSEEEGSIDRAWPFDLIPRVIARSEWRRIEAGLKQRVRALNLFIDDLYHGQKIVRSGVFPAELLADSVNFRKECIGVRPPGRIWAHICGSDLVRDRDGTMYVLEDNLRVPSGVSYMLENRLVMKRVFPDLFEQSSILPVDDYTTQLHDMLASMSPRRLKTPEVVVLTPGIYNSAYFEHSYLAQQMGAELVEGRDLVVEDNIVYMRTVEGLSRVDVIYRRIDDLFLDPAGFGTDSMLGVPGLLAAWKAGNVALVNAPGAGVADDKVVYSYVPDIIKYYLGEEPIIPNVPTWRCINKKERDHVIANIDKLVVKPANESGGYGMLIGPHSTKKEQDHFVNLIRRDPRNYIAQPMLSLSTAPTLIDRHVEPRHLDLRPFILSSRKDVYVTTGGLTRVALRKGSTVVNSSQGGGSKDTWIIED, translated from the coding sequence ATGGCTATCCGTTGGGGCAAGTACACAACAAAAGAAATTCATGACGAGCTGATTCGTGTTGCCGGCAAGCCACGACCGGTGGCAGCGGATCTTTGCCGGTATCTCAGCCAGCTAAGCGACAAGGAAATCCTTGAATACAAGGAAGCAGCCGCACTTGCCATCCAGGTTATGGGTGTTTCCTTTACTGTCTACAGCGAAGAAGAAGGCTCTATTGACCGGGCCTGGCCCTTTGACCTGATTCCGCGGGTTATTGCGCGGTCAGAATGGCGTCGTATTGAGGCCGGGCTCAAGCAACGGGTGCGCGCCCTTAACCTGTTCATTGATGACCTCTACCATGGACAGAAAATTGTCAGGAGCGGGGTTTTCCCCGCGGAACTCCTTGCTGATTCGGTGAATTTCCGAAAGGAATGTATCGGCGTCAGGCCGCCCGGAAGAATTTGGGCGCATATTTGCGGTTCAGATCTTGTGCGCGATCGCGATGGAACCATGTATGTGCTGGAGGACAACCTGCGGGTGCCGTCCGGTGTGTCATATATGCTGGAAAATCGCCTGGTAATGAAGCGGGTGTTTCCGGACCTGTTTGAGCAGTCCAGCATTCTTCCGGTTGATGATTATACGACACAGCTCCACGATATGCTGGCATCCATGTCACCTCGAAGACTGAAAACACCTGAGGTGGTGGTGCTGACTCCCGGGATATACAACTCCGCCTATTTTGAACACTCTTATCTTGCCCAACAAATGGGTGCCGAACTGGTAGAAGGGCGCGACCTGGTTGTTGAAGACAATATTGTCTATATGCGAACCGTGGAAGGCCTGTCGCGGGTTGATGTTATTTATCGTCGAATTGATGACTTGTTTCTTGATCCTGCTGGATTTGGTACTGATTCAATGCTGGGTGTGCCCGGGCTGCTGGCCGCGTGGAAGGCCGGTAACGTGGCCCTGGTCAACGCGCCCGGCGCCGGTGTGGCCGATGACAAGGTGGTGTATTCCTATGTGCCGGATATTATTAAGTATTATCTTGGCGAAGAACCGATTATTCCCAATGTCCCAACCTGGCGTTGTATCAACAAAAAGGAGCGTGATCACGTTATCGCAAACATTGACAAGCTGGTAGTCAAGCCGGCCAATGAATCAGGCGGTTACGGAATGTTGATTGGCCCTCATTCGACAAAGAAAGAGCAAGACCACTTTGTTAACCTGATAAGGCGCGACCCGAGAAATTATATCGCGCAGCCAATGTTGTCCTTGTCGACAGCGCCGACACTGATTGACAGGCACGTTGAGCCAAGGCACCTGGATTTGCGTCCCTTTATCCTGTCTTCGAGGAAGGATGTTTATGTGACCACCGGTGGTCTTACCCGTGTCGCGTTAAGAAAGGGTTCGACGGTGGTTAACTCATCACAGGGTGGTGGCAGCAAGGACACCTGGATTATCGAGGACTGA
- a CDS encoding peptidase: MTYCLAIKINEGIVFASDSRTNAGVDYVRSSSKMFRFTWENDRIITILTAGNLATSQAVINTIQRDLGKPRQGFSLKTASHFFDIAGYIGDISYQEQQKHQEAVEKSGGSAAASFIIGGQIKEREHEIYMVYPEGNYITASDESPFLQIGESKYGKPILDRIISLDTSINDAARCALVSLDSTMRSNISVGPPIELALYHAGTLLAPRHVSYKLASPLYKTLQKRWNEGLQRAFGRLPRFDWEAEQGDN, translated from the coding sequence ATGACATATTGTCTGGCGATCAAGATCAATGAGGGCATTGTTTTCGCTTCAGATTCGCGCACCAATGCCGGGGTCGATTACGTCCGCAGCTCGAGCAAAATGTTCCGCTTTACCTGGGAGAATGATCGCATCATCACCATTCTGACTGCAGGTAACCTGGCTACATCACAAGCAGTCATTAATACGATCCAGCGCGACCTGGGCAAGCCGCGCCAGGGCTTCAGCCTGAAAACAGCAAGCCATTTTTTCGATATTGCCGGCTACATAGGTGATATCAGTTACCAGGAACAACAAAAACACCAGGAAGCCGTCGAAAAAAGCGGCGGCTCGGCCGCGGCCAGCTTCATCATCGGCGGCCAGATCAAGGAAAGGGAGCATGAAATCTACATGGTCTACCCGGAAGGAAACTATATAACCGCTTCCGATGAAAGCCCGTTCCTGCAAATTGGCGAGTCAAAATACGGCAAACCGATACTCGACCGCATCATTTCCCTGGATACCTCCATCAATGACGCGGCGCGCTGTGCGCTGGTCTCGCTCGATTCAACCATGCGCAGTAATATTTCCGTAGGTCCACCGATTGAGCTGGCGCTGTATCATGCCGGTACACTGCTGGCACCGCGCCATGTTTCCTACAAGCTGGCATCACCACTGTACAAAACGCTGCAAAAACGCTGGAACGAAGGCTTGCAACGGGCATTCGGGCGACTGCCCCGGTTTGACTGGGAAGCGGAACAAGGGGACAACTAG
- a CDS encoding putative zinc-binding peptidase: MINFPCVCGNTLYFENSQCMSCGRKLGYLSDVGVLSALEPVEGTTYRALSNNRVYRSCRNYHQYEVCNWMIPGQDPGQLCQSCRLNEIIPNLAEGNNIKLWYRVEKAKRRLLYTLTRLGLPVHDRLQDPESGLAFRFMEDDPATIEFLDELSPDERVMTGHSAGTITINLAEADPSAREEIREQMNERYRTLLGHFRHESGHYYWYRLISGGRWLDEFRDLFGDERADYQSALQDYYANGPSRDWAESWISAYASVHPWEDFAETWAHYLHMTDTLETARHYGVKVRGQRMAVISTEAQLASGYRVSMSELMDDWGRLTEALNAMSRSMGLPDTYPFFLTDKIKAKLAMIHRLVSET; the protein is encoded by the coding sequence ATGATTAATTTTCCCTGTGTCTGTGGTAACACGTTGTATTTTGAAAACAGCCAATGCATGTCATGTGGCCGAAAGCTTGGGTACCTGTCTGATGTTGGCGTATTGTCCGCGCTTGAGCCTGTTGAAGGTACGACCTACCGTGCGTTGAGCAATAACCGGGTATACCGTAGCTGCAGGAATTATCACCAATACGAAGTATGCAACTGGATGATTCCCGGGCAGGATCCAGGGCAGTTATGCCAGTCGTGTCGGTTAAATGAAATAATCCCCAATCTTGCAGAAGGCAACAACATCAAGTTGTGGTACCGGGTCGAAAAAGCCAAGCGGAGATTGCTGTATACCTTGACCAGGCTGGGTTTGCCGGTGCATGACCGTTTGCAAGATCCGGAATCCGGGCTGGCTTTTCGGTTCATGGAAGACGATCCGGCAACCATCGAGTTTCTTGATGAATTATCACCCGATGAGCGCGTAATGACCGGGCACAGCGCCGGCACCATTACCATCAATCTTGCCGAAGCCGATCCGAGTGCGCGCGAGGAAATTCGTGAGCAAATGAACGAGCGTTATCGGACGTTACTGGGTCATTTTCGTCATGAATCAGGTCATTACTATTGGTATCGGTTGATCAGCGGCGGTCGTTGGCTTGACGAATTTCGTGACCTGTTTGGCGATGAGCGCGCCGACTACCAGTCAGCGTTGCAGGATTACTACGCAAACGGACCGTCCAGGGACTGGGCGGAAAGCTGGATCAGCGCTTATGCCTCTGTGCACCCATGGGAAGACTTTGCTGAAACCTGGGCGCATTACCTGCACATGACTGACACCCTGGAAACTGCGCGCCACTACGGTGTGAAGGTTCGGGGCCAGCGGATGGCGGTGATCTCCACCGAGGCGCAGCTGGCATCCGGTTACCGGGTCAGCATGAGTGAACTAATGGATGACTGGGGCAGGTTGACCGAGGCACTCAATGCCATGAGCCGGAGTATGGGTCTGCCGGATACCTACCCGTTTTTCCTGACCGATAAAATAAAAGCCAAGCTCGCAATGATTCATCGGTTGGTTTCAGAGACCTAG